One Rissa tridactyla isolate bRisTri1 chromosome 4, bRisTri1.patW.cur.20221130, whole genome shotgun sequence DNA window includes the following coding sequences:
- the FNBP4 gene encoding formin-binding protein 4 isoform X7 has translation MGKKSRSAPGRRPILQLSPPGPRRDEATAVPPVEGADSASEPDEPEAVAEPPRSAPNPPPPTAVKPTGGLCLLGAYADSDDEEGETAEKSARSADANGNNSADIDSTLANFLAEIDAITAPPQPTEPSAASSSSSAPPPTPPRPEPKESGSGQSSGTANGAGSVPAPEWQYDTQCSLAGVGELEMGDWQEVWDENTGCYYYWNTQSNEVTWELPQYLATQVQGLQHYQHSSTVAGTNGSFVAAAELYPQEKGAAPGSVARGASLAKRELKKEVNEGVQALSNSEEEKKGVAAALLAPLLPDVVKEEEERWRRKVICKEEVEPPPEEEAKAEEAPAAPEEPEPSRDPLEDTLQEDLCSVVQSGESAEEEEEQDTLELEMVLERKKAELRALEEGDGSVSGSSPLSDGSQSASQDATRRLASKRGKWKLFVGAASPESASRGSSKTGRESPETAEAGNWKGVSCPRRCTGCLEPAEPHTARRGAGTGSEALVAGSCGKEAPALSLPSPAVALVPWHGVSSQLLAAPWWWRDKGSPIISSPAAASTEAADANSDKEAESEEPQEKTKAQGAPKIEEEEQDLKFQIGELANTLTSKLEFLGINRQSISNFHMLLLQTETRIADWREGALNGNYLKRKLQDAAEQLKQYEINATPKGWSCHWDRISGSTLLTNSSDKGQTSTHRRNEEQDFCLLPAGSIDAISMLTSAQESRNGSSPTGRTKRRDSGPPTEKPTVLLNHLQKTKESVPRTPPSAPQAPFVKNPSQAKFLLRLSCRSLHFGLCFSPLSRSSNLPCLWKCLRRLRLHQTRPRRRPPRPRLPEKTVRSRKWRWKMRGVRSRPPQERRKTLP, from the exons atggggaAGAAATCCCGCTCCGCTCCGGGCCGCCGCCCCATCCTCCAACTCTCCCCTCCCGGACCCCGCCGCGACGAAGCGACGGCGGTACCGCCGGTCGAAGGAGCCGATTCGGCTTCCGAGCCGG ACGAACCCGAAGCGGTGGCGGAGCCCCCCCGCAGCGCGCCCAACCCGCCGCCCCCCACCGCCGTCAAGCCCACAG gagGTTTGTGTCTGCTCGGTGCTTACGCAGACAGCGACGACGAGGAGGGCGAAACCGCAGAGAAATCAGCCCGTTCAGCGGATGCAAATGGCAACAATTCGGCAGACATTGACAGCACGCTGGCAAACTTCCTGGCG GAGATCGATGCCATCACGGCTCCGCCACAGCCCACCGAgccttctgctgcctcctcctcttcttctgcgccgccccccacccctccccgcccGGAGCCGAAGGAGTCAGGCTCAGGCCAGTCCTCGGGCACCGCCAACGGCGCAGGCTCAGTGCCGGCCCCGGAGTGGCAGTATGACACCCAGTGCTCGCTGGCGGGAG TGGGGGAGCTGGAGATGGGCGACTGGCAGGAGGTGTGGGACGAGAACACCGGCTGCTACTATTACTGGAACACCCAGAGCAACGAGGTGACCTGGGAGCTGCCACAGTACCTGGCGACACAGGTCCAGGGCCTCCAGCACTACCAGCACAG cagcaCCGTGGCGGGCACCAATGGCAGCTTCGTAGCAGCTGCCGAGCTGTACCCCCAGGAGAAGGGGGCCGCCCCGGGCAGCGTCGCCCGTGGGGCCAGCCTGGCCAAGCGGGAGCTGAAGAAG GAGGTGAATGAAGGTGTGCAGGCCCTCTCCAACagtgaggaggagaagaagggggTGGCTGCAGCCCTCCTGGCACCGCTCCTGCCCGATGtggtgaaggaggaagaggagcgcTGGAGGAGAAAGGTGATCTGCAAAGAGGAGGTTGAGCCACCCCCGGAAGAGGAGGCGAAAGCAGAAGAGGCGCCGGCTGCTCCTGAAGAGCCAGAGCCCAGCAGGGATCCCCTGGAAGACACGCTGCAAGAGGATCTGTGCAGCGTGGTGCAGTCGGGGGAGAgcgctgaggaagaggaggagcaggacaCCCTCGAGCTGGAGATGGTGCTGGAGAGAAAGAAG GCGGAGCTGCGTGCCTTGGAGGAAGGTGACGGCAGCGTTTCGGGCTCCAGCCCGCTCTCCGATGGGAGCCAGTCGGCCTCGCAGGACGCAACCCGCAGGCTGGCCTCTAAGCGAGGGAAATGGAAACTGTTTGTTGGAGCCGCCAGCCCTGAATCAGCGAGTCGAGGCTCCAGCAAAACGGGCCGGGAGAGCCCAGAAACGGCAGAAGCAGGTAATTGGAAAGGGGTTTCCTGTCCCCGAAGATGCACGGGGTGCCTGGAACCCGCAGAGCCTCACACAGCGCGTAGAGGAGCTGGGACGGGCAGTGAG GCTCTTGTCGCTGGCTCCTGTGGGAAAGAAGCCCCGGCTCtttccctgccctctcctgcagtAGCTTTGGTTCCCTGGCACGGTGTCTCCAGCCAGCTGTTGGCAGCACCGTGGTGGTGGCGGGACAAGGGCTCACCTATCATTTCTTCTCCTGCAGCGGCGAGCACAGAAGCAGCCGATGCCAATTCAGACAAAGAGGCAGAGTCTGAGGAGCcccaggagaaaacaaaagcacaagGGGCACCAAAAAtagaagaggaggagcaggaccTAAAG TTTCAGATCGGAGAGCTGGCAAACACTCTGACTAGTAAATTGGAGTTCCTGGGCATCAACAGACAATCTATCTCCAACTTCCACATGTTGCTGTTGCAGACAGAG ACCCGCATTGCAGACTGGCGAGAAGGTGCTCTCAATGGAAACTACCTCAAACGCAAACTCCAAGACGCAGCCGAACAGCTAAAACAATACGAAATAAACGCCACCCCTAAAGGCTGGTCCTGCCACTGGGACAG GATCTCTGGATCAACTCTTCTGACCAACAGCTCTGACAAAGGACAAACTTCAACTCACCGACGGAACGAAGAACAAGATTTCTGTCTCCTGCCAGCAG GGAGCATAGACGCTATTTCTATGTTAACGAGCGCTCAGGAGAGTCGCAATGGGAGTTCCCCGACGGGGAGGACGAAGAGGAGGGACAGCGGACCACCGACAGAAAAACCGACGGTCCTCCTAAACCACCTCCAAAAGACAAAGGAGAGCGTGCCGAGGACCCCGCCGAGCGCTCCGCAG GCTCCCTTTGTAAAGAATCCTTCTCAGGCCAAGTTCCTGCTACGTCTCTCATGCCGCTCACTCCATTTTGGACTCTGCTTCAGTCCTCTGTCCCGGTCCTCCAACCTCCCTTGCCTTTGGAAATgcctccgccgcctccgcctccaCCAGactcgcccccgccgccgccccccccgcccccgcctcccggAGAAGACGGTGAGATCCAGGAAGTGGAGATGGAAGATGAGGGGGGTGAGGAGCCGCCCGCCCCAGGAACGGAGGAAGACGCTCCCCTGA